The following are encoded together in the Myxococcales bacterium genome:
- a CDS encoding protein kinase, whose product MNLGDVIAGRFEVTTFAGEGGMGEVFRAIDRQTGEPVALKHVHAGREGEQRFFREARALTLLSHPAIVRYVAHGNTGGGEHYLAMEWLEGQTLSRRLEGGRLPVEEAVDLIRRVAGALAHAHSAGVIHCDLSPGNLLLPDGHAQSVKLLDFGLARHRGDRTEARAWQGPTGTLGYMAPEQARGTEEVDARADLFALGAILFECVTGTPAFGADSYLAVLAKIVVAGAMRLREVIADVPQPLDELCARLLAKNPDDRPESADALLEALAGIGGSRPTLRAPLASAAVAITERERELVSVLLAKRVSDSADRALAGWPDEVRRLARDNQLRTEFLADGSCLLTTAGSGVATDQAARAAAVALEIMNTDPMLAVGIATGWATLERGQCEGEVVERAASLASVAGGIGIDDVTRGLLPPRFQASGARGAYTLTGASSVEQPARLLLGRETPCVGRDRELRTLHAIVDESLAAPVAQAVLMTGPAGSGKSRVRYELIRQLRERHPELAVWVGRGDPMHAGAPFGVLAQALRRATGVLDGEAAQSRREAVSVTVARSVPPEDQARVTEFMAELLGCPFPDSPALSAARQDPLLMSDQLRRAVEDLLSAECRMQPVLLVLEDFQWGDAATVKLLDAALRNLPNLPWTLLAIARPDVHETFPGLWLERNVQELKIGALTRRAAESLIRETAGPVGDAICADLLLRAGGNAFYLEELIRAHVEGRSDGQPDSVLGMVKERIENMEPEARRVLRAASVFGQSFSALGVTTLVGGEAMAAETREWLETLELREVVTRRSGEALASESEYTFRHSLVRDAAYAMLTDRDRMLGHQLAAEHLERIGAADGTSMAEHYERAQAPREAARWRRRAAAEALDAGDFEAAVALAERGLAAEVTGSEAGELCLTRAEALRLSGRVKESLPSVERAISAFEPGTLGWCNAIGERSLILQRLGQSAELVSASVELASASAEPDGRDALALARVRSAVALLRFGFRGEASELVELAENATPLLGPVTRAWVHAYRAVEALLDGAPSRYLCEAERAHAGYLAIGDVRLALEQSISIGSVQMELGVYADAETNLRAALVSAERLGLAHAAAGARHNLGLVLGYLGEFDEAVRLEQAALEAFRNRDQRMLGGAELALAMIHLQSGNSKAGLEAGGRALEVLERSAPPLVPMALATLARLQLAQGEGVSALELSTRAHERLESAGAVEFGAHSIRRAHAEALAANGRQSEAAALVADAARRLHDEAERLADPRLAQCFLEAVVDNRILLELAGAWGVG is encoded by the coding sequence TTGAATCTCGGTGATGTAATAGCAGGCCGGTTCGAGGTCACGACCTTCGCCGGCGAAGGTGGAATGGGCGAGGTCTTTCGCGCCATCGACCGCCAGACCGGCGAGCCCGTGGCCCTGAAACACGTTCACGCCGGCCGCGAGGGCGAACAACGATTCTTCCGCGAAGCGCGCGCACTCACCCTCCTCAGCCATCCGGCTATCGTTCGCTACGTCGCTCACGGCAACACGGGCGGCGGCGAGCACTACCTCGCAATGGAGTGGCTCGAGGGTCAGACCCTCAGCCGTCGATTGGAGGGCGGACGCTTGCCCGTGGAAGAGGCCGTCGATCTCATCCGACGCGTCGCCGGAGCGCTGGCGCACGCCCACTCGGCCGGCGTCATCCACTGCGATCTGTCCCCTGGCAACTTGCTCCTACCCGACGGCCACGCCCAGAGCGTGAAGCTCTTGGACTTCGGGCTCGCACGTCACCGCGGGGACCGAACCGAGGCTCGCGCCTGGCAAGGTCCAACCGGAACGCTGGGGTACATGGCGCCGGAGCAAGCGCGTGGCACCGAGGAGGTCGATGCGCGCGCCGACCTCTTCGCGCTCGGTGCGATCTTGTTCGAGTGTGTCACTGGCACGCCGGCATTCGGCGCCGACAGTTATCTGGCGGTCCTCGCAAAAATCGTGGTCGCCGGCGCAATGCGCCTGCGGGAGGTGATTGCCGACGTGCCGCAGCCGCTCGACGAGCTGTGCGCGCGGCTCTTGGCCAAGAACCCGGATGATCGGCCCGAGTCAGCGGACGCCCTGCTCGAAGCGCTGGCCGGCATCGGCGGCTCCCGCCCGACACTGCGTGCTCCGCTGGCGTCGGCGGCGGTCGCCATCACCGAGCGCGAGCGCGAGTTGGTCAGCGTGCTCTTGGCCAAACGCGTGAGCGATTCCGCAGACAGAGCCCTCGCGGGCTGGCCCGACGAGGTGCGAAGGCTCGCTCGAGACAACCAGCTTCGCACGGAGTTTCTCGCGGATGGCTCGTGTTTGCTGACCACCGCGGGCAGCGGCGTGGCCACCGATCAGGCGGCGCGCGCGGCGGCGGTGGCGCTCGAGATCATGAACACCGACCCAATGCTCGCGGTTGGCATCGCTACCGGATGGGCCACACTCGAACGCGGACAGTGCGAAGGCGAGGTCGTCGAGCGAGCCGCGAGCTTGGCCAGCGTCGCGGGTGGCATCGGCATCGACGACGTCACGCGAGGCTTGTTGCCACCACGCTTTCAAGCGTCCGGTGCGCGCGGCGCCTACACCCTGACCGGCGCCTCGAGCGTCGAACAACCCGCGCGCTTGCTGCTGGGTCGAGAGACACCCTGCGTTGGACGGGATCGCGAGCTCAGAACGCTACATGCCATCGTGGACGAGAGCCTTGCCGCGCCCGTCGCGCAGGCGGTGCTGATGACGGGCCCCGCCGGCTCGGGCAAGAGCCGAGTCCGCTACGAGCTCATCCGTCAGCTTCGTGAGCGCCACCCCGAGCTCGCCGTCTGGGTCGGCCGCGGTGACCCGATGCACGCAGGGGCCCCGTTCGGCGTCTTGGCCCAGGCGTTGAGGCGGGCGACCGGCGTGCTCGACGGTGAGGCGGCGCAGTCACGGCGCGAAGCCGTGAGCGTGACGGTGGCGCGCTCGGTCCCGCCCGAGGACCAGGCACGCGTGACCGAGTTCATGGCTGAGCTCTTGGGCTGCCCATTTCCAGATTCTCCGGCGCTCTCGGCCGCCCGCCAAGACCCGCTGTTGATGAGTGATCAGCTCAGGCGCGCGGTGGAAGATCTTCTGAGCGCCGAGTGCCGCATGCAGCCGGTTCTGCTCGTGCTCGAGGACTTTCAGTGGGGCGACGCCGCTACCGTCAAGCTGCTCGATGCGGCCCTGCGCAACTTGCCGAATCTGCCGTGGACGCTGCTCGCGATCGCTCGCCCCGACGTGCACGAGACCTTTCCGGGACTCTGGCTCGAGCGCAACGTTCAGGAGCTGAAGATCGGAGCCCTGACCCGGCGCGCAGCCGAGAGCCTGATCCGCGAGACCGCCGGCCCGGTGGGCGACGCGATCTGCGCCGACCTGCTGCTCAGAGCTGGCGGCAATGCGTTCTACCTGGAGGAGTTGATCCGTGCGCATGTCGAGGGGCGCAGCGATGGGCAGCCAGACTCCGTGCTCGGCATGGTCAAGGAGCGCATCGAAAACATGGAACCCGAGGCACGCAGAGTGCTGCGGGCGGCCAGCGTCTTCGGTCAGAGTTTCTCGGCGCTCGGAGTGACCACCCTGGTTGGAGGTGAGGCCATGGCCGCCGAGACCCGCGAGTGGCTCGAGACGCTGGAGCTCCGCGAGGTCGTCACGCGGCGCAGCGGCGAGGCGCTCGCGAGCGAGAGTGAATACACTTTTCGCCACTCGCTGGTGCGTGATGCGGCTTACGCGATGTTGACCGACCGAGATCGCATGCTCGGCCACCAGCTCGCCGCCGAGCACTTGGAGCGCATTGGCGCCGCGGACGGCACCTCGATGGCCGAACACTACGAGCGCGCCCAGGCCCCGCGCGAAGCAGCGCGCTGGCGGCGACGGGCTGCGGCCGAGGCCCTGGACGCGGGGGACTTCGAGGCCGCGGTGGCGCTCGCCGAGCGCGGGCTTGCGGCCGAAGTCACGGGTTCCGAAGCGGGTGAGCTCTGCCTGACACGGGCCGAGGCACTGCGTCTCTCTGGCAGAGTCAAGGAGTCGCTACCCAGCGTGGAGCGCGCAATCTCGGCGTTCGAGCCTGGCACCCTCGGCTGGTGTAACGCGATCGGCGAGCGCTCGCTGATCTTGCAGCGGCTCGGGCAGAGCGCGGAGCTCGTGTCCGCTTCGGTAGAGCTCGCCAGCGCGAGCGCCGAGCCTGACGGGCGCGACGCGCTCGCCCTCGCGCGCGTCCGCTCGGCGGTCGCCCTGCTCCGTTTCGGATTCCGGGGTGAAGCCAGCGAGCTGGTCGAGCTGGCGGAGAACGCAACACCGCTGCTCGGCCCGGTGACCCGCGCGTGGGTCCACGCCTATCGGGCCGTCGAGGCCCTGCTCGACGGCGCCCCAAGTCGGTACCTCTGCGAAGCCGAGCGCGCTCACGCAGGATATCTGGCCATCGGCGACGTTCGCCTGGCGCTCGAGCAGTCCATCAGCATCGGCAGCGTGCAGATGGAGCTCGGCGTCTATGCCGACGCAGAGACGAATCTACGAGCGGCACTCGTGAGCGCCGAGCGCCTCGGCCTTGCCCACGCGGCGGCCGGCGCAAGACACAACCTCGGTCTCGTGCTCGGTTACCTGGGTGAGTTCGACGAGGCCGTCAGGTTGGAGCAAGCCGCACTCGAAGCATTCCGAAATCGGGACCAGCGCATGCTGGGCGGGGCCGAGCTCGCGCTGGCCATGATCCACCTGCAGAGCGGAAACTCGAAGGCGGGACTCGAGGCCGGAGGCCGGGCGCTCGAGGTCCTGGAGCGGTCTGCCCCGCCGCTCGTGCCCATGGCCCTGGCGACGCTCGCGCGCCTACAGCTCGCCCAGGGTGAGGGCGTGTCCGCACTCGAGCTCTCGACGCGGGCGCACGAGCGACTCGAGTCGGCGGGCGCCGTCGAGTTCGGCGCGCACTCCATCCGCCGTGCCCACGCCGAGGCGCTGGCGGCGAACGGACGACAATCCGAAGCCGCCGCACTCGTTGCTGACGCAGCGCGACGACTGCACGACGAAGCAGAAAGGTTGGCTGACCCGCGCTTGGCCCAGTGTTTCCTGGAGGCCGTCGTCGATAACCGAATCCTGCTCGAGCTCGCCGGAGCGTGGGGAGTCGGCTGA
- a CDS encoding GAF domain-containing protein: MQISAATHSPRPVRPPPLWFVTNGELTVGPVRTDLLQRGVFHGRIPEDCLVRELTWRTWRRLDQIREIRAVQRVPGTDTLINRPFMGQSHADLVSRFGLAMDAAEVLSLALHECFETTNASFGLVHRAFDPDQRATTTCVRGIGMTGRLGAILPDDAATRIARFGGLVVARPGTGEAERCIANRLGAAADLEGVAMVPLCIGGDLLAIIELGRVGHAFRASDVTALERIASAATLVIYGC; this comes from the coding sequence GTGCAGATTTCCGCCGCCACTCACTCGCCACGCCCAGTTCGTCCCCCACCTCTCTGGTTCGTCACCAACGGAGAGCTGACCGTCGGTCCGGTGAGAACGGACCTGCTCCAGCGCGGGGTGTTCCACGGGCGCATCCCGGAAGACTGCCTGGTGCGGGAGCTGACCTGGCGCACGTGGCGCCGCCTGGACCAGATCCGCGAGATCCGTGCGGTTCAGCGGGTTCCGGGCACCGACACCCTGATCAACCGCCCGTTCATGGGCCAGAGCCACGCGGACCTCGTCTCACGCTTTGGCCTGGCGATGGACGCGGCAGAGGTGTTGTCCCTTGCGTTGCACGAGTGCTTCGAGACGACCAACGCGAGCTTCGGGCTCGTACACAGAGCCTTCGATCCCGACCAGCGCGCCACGACCACCTGTGTGCGTGGCATCGGCATGACCGGGCGGCTCGGCGCGATCTTGCCGGACGACGCAGCGACTCGAATTGCCCGTTTTGGTGGGTTGGTCGTGGCACGGCCCGGAACGGGTGAGGCCGAGCGCTGCATCGCGAACCGGCTCGGCGCCGCTGCTGATCTCGAGGGCGTCGCGATGGTTCCGCTGTGCATCGGCGGCGATCTGCTGGCAATCATCGAGCTCGGGCGGGTGGGCCACGCCTTCCGTGCGTCCGACGTCACCGCCCTCGAGCGCATCGCCTCGGCCGCCACGCTGGTGATCTACGGCTGCTGA
- a CDS encoding RNA-binding S4 domain-containing protein — protein MESVRIDRWLAAARFFKSRTQASDACLGGHVRVNENPARPSHLVRVGDRVRAIAPRGEVILEVLALAEKRLAPAPARALYQDFSPPPPPREERVAVRDRGAGRPTKADRRALQRLREDH, from the coding sequence GTGGAGAGCGTGCGAATCGATCGCTGGCTTGCGGCTGCGCGGTTCTTCAAGTCGCGCACCCAGGCCAGCGATGCGTGTCTCGGCGGTCACGTCCGAGTGAATGAAAACCCGGCGCGCCCGAGCCACCTGGTCCGCGTCGGCGATCGCGTTCGTGCGATTGCGCCGCGTGGCGAGGTGATCTTGGAAGTGCTCGCCTTGGCCGAAAAGCGCCTGGCCCCCGCGCCGGCGCGCGCCTTGTATCAAGACTTCTCCCCGCCGCCGCCACCAAGAGAGGAACGCGTCGCCGTTCGCGATCGTGGCGCCGGGCGCCCCACCAAGGCCGACCGTCGCGCGCTCCAACGCCTGCGGGAAGATCACTGA
- the dusB gene encoding tRNA dihydrouridine synthase DusB yields the protein MAGVTNYPFRALCRRFGAGLYVSEMITARPLVEGRDKTLRLADFGADESPRSLQLYGVDPHYVGEAVKRLVGEGRVDHIDMNFGCPVRKVTRKGGGAAIPVKPNLLHRIVKAAVDNAGSVPVTIKFRMGVNDRLLTYLDAGRVGEETGCAAVGLHARTAAQLYDGAARWEAIALLKQSVKIPVLGNGDIWEAEDALRMMRTTGCDGVIVGRGCLGRPWLFRDLAAVFAGREPDDPPALGSVIDIMLEHARLLSEWLGEQPAMRAFRRHTTWYTKGFRGSAELRARLMQISSYDDLVSTVASVDRTQPFPPSAMRVPRGKASGTQEVSLPEGYLDDLTDATPPGADAEDAFSGG from the coding sequence ATGGCCGGGGTCACCAACTACCCATTCCGGGCTTTGTGCCGGCGTTTTGGCGCTGGCCTCTACGTGAGTGAAATGATCACGGCGCGCCCGCTGGTCGAAGGCCGCGACAAGACGCTCCGGCTCGCCGATTTTGGTGCCGACGAGAGTCCGCGGTCCTTGCAGCTCTACGGCGTCGACCCCCACTACGTCGGCGAGGCCGTCAAACGCCTGGTGGGTGAGGGTCGCGTCGACCACATCGACATGAACTTCGGGTGTCCTGTGCGGAAAGTGACACGAAAGGGCGGCGGCGCAGCGATCCCGGTGAAGCCGAACCTGCTTCATCGCATCGTCAAGGCTGCGGTCGACAACGCCGGCAGCGTACCGGTCACGATCAAGTTCCGCATGGGGGTCAACGACCGCTTGCTCACCTACCTGGATGCCGGCCGCGTCGGTGAAGAGACTGGATGTGCCGCCGTGGGCCTGCACGCCCGCACGGCCGCTCAGCTGTACGATGGCGCAGCGCGCTGGGAGGCCATCGCCCTGTTGAAACAGAGCGTGAAGATCCCGGTGCTCGGCAACGGCGACATCTGGGAGGCGGAGGACGCGCTGCGCATGATGCGCACGACGGGGTGCGACGGGGTCATCGTCGGTCGAGGTTGCCTCGGCAGGCCCTGGCTGTTTCGGGATCTCGCGGCGGTCTTCGCGGGTCGCGAGCCGGACGACCCGCCCGCGCTCGGCAGCGTGATCGACATCATGCTCGAACACGCGCGCCTTTTGTCGGAGTGGCTGGGAGAACAACCGGCGATGCGGGCGTTTCGCCGACACACGACCTGGTACACAAAAGGTTTTCGCGGTAGCGCGGAGCTGCGAGCGCGATTGATGCAGATCTCGAGCTACGACGACCTCGTCAGCACGGTGGCGTCCGTCGACCGCACTCAGCCCTTTCCTCCGTCGGCCATGCGGGTACCCCGAGGCAAGGCTTCGGGGACCCAGGAGGTGAGCCTGCCGGAGGGTTACCTGGACGACCTCACCGACGCGACGCCTCCCGGGGCGGACGCCGAGGACGCTTTCAGCGGGGGCTGA
- a CDS encoding ATP-binding protein yields MPAPGKLKVAFVGSHGVGKTTLCYGLAARLKARDVVLEVVHEVARRCPLPINEETGVASESWILHTQIAEEVVAAQRYPVVLCDRSALDNYVYLLLAAGPQAGLDLLVNYWMKSYDLLVAVPVVEVPSADGFRTTDPEFQRAVDARLAREITERGLTAIRLDPACRAEWLDQAEELVMSRVQPKQLSLL; encoded by the coding sequence ATGCCGGCACCTGGGAAGTTGAAGGTGGCGTTCGTCGGCAGCCATGGCGTTGGCAAGACCACGCTGTGTTACGGACTGGCCGCGCGACTCAAAGCCCGCGACGTCGTGCTCGAGGTCGTGCACGAGGTGGCTCGCCGCTGTCCACTGCCGATCAACGAAGAAACAGGGGTGGCCAGCGAGTCCTGGATCCTCCACACGCAGATCGCCGAAGAGGTCGTGGCTGCCCAGCGCTACCCCGTGGTGTTGTGCGACCGCAGCGCCCTCGACAACTACGTCTACCTGCTCCTGGCGGCCGGGCCGCAGGCGGGGCTCGACCTCTTGGTGAACTATTGGATGAAGTCGTACGATCTGTTGGTCGCGGTGCCGGTGGTCGAGGTGCCCAGCGCCGACGGCTTTCGCACCACCGATCCGGAGTTTCAGCGAGCGGTGGACGCGCGGCTGGCGCGCGAAATTACCGAACGTGGCCTGACGGCAATTCGGCTCGACCCCGCATGCCGCGCCGAGTGGCTGGATCAAGCCGAGGAGCTGGTCATGAGCCGCGTGCAGCCGAAACAGCTGTCACTCTTGTGA
- a CDS encoding class I SAM-dependent methyltransferase, which translates to MSALFPLPAYRARYRAQQTALLLQSLVTHQLLRVVLGMRIVPNDAALAEVRRRYFALLQRDLANVEVGVYPRDLLFQMPIGDYARKLPMLMRDLPRVFSRSRRGDFKDLPSEVSLEDYPPYFRRNFHWQTDGYLSRRSAELYDLGVELLFLGTADIMRRQVIPPMVRFAAEQGLTRPRILDVACGTGRTLSQIARALPNAKLYGLDLSPYYVRQAGECLTSLDDVSLVADNAEAMPFSDGWFDIVTCTYLFHELPRNARRNVLAEIRRVLKPGGLVVLEDSAQQEDSGAVAFFLEQFSAEFHEPFYRDYLEDDLASVAREVGFDSVVSEPCYVAKLVTANKARAPALAV; encoded by the coding sequence ATGTCCGCGTTGTTCCCCCTGCCCGCGTACCGCGCTCGTTACCGGGCTCAGCAGACCGCGCTGCTGTTACAATCGCTCGTCACCCACCAGCTGTTGCGGGTCGTCTTGGGCATGCGCATTGTTCCGAACGACGCCGCGCTGGCCGAGGTGCGGCGCCGATACTTCGCGCTGCTCCAGCGAGATTTGGCCAACGTCGAGGTCGGCGTCTACCCGCGCGACCTGCTGTTCCAGATGCCGATCGGTGACTACGCGCGCAAGCTCCCGATGTTGATGCGGGACCTGCCCCGAGTCTTCTCCCGCTCACGCCGCGGTGACTTCAAGGATTTGCCCAGCGAGGTGAGCCTCGAGGACTACCCGCCCTACTTCCGTCGCAACTTTCACTGGCAGACCGACGGCTACCTCAGCCGGCGCTCCGCGGAGCTGTACGACCTGGGAGTCGAGCTGTTGTTCTTGGGAACCGCCGACATCATGCGCCGCCAGGTGATCCCACCCATGGTGCGGTTTGCGGCGGAGCAGGGCCTCACGCGGCCGCGGATCTTGGATGTGGCGTGTGGAACGGGTCGAACCCTGTCCCAGATCGCCCGCGCCCTGCCGAACGCAAAGCTGTACGGGCTCGATCTGTCGCCCTATTACGTGCGGCAGGCCGGGGAGTGCCTGACGTCGCTGGATGACGTGTCGTTGGTGGCCGACAACGCGGAGGCGATGCCGTTCTCCGACGGCTGGTTCGACATCGTCACTTGTACGTACTTGTTTCACGAGCTTCCGCGAAACGCGCGTCGCAACGTGCTCGCAGAGATCCGGCGAGTGCTCAAGCCTGGCGGTCTGGTGGTGCTCGAGGATTCGGCGCAGCAGGAGGACTCCGGCGCGGTGGCTTTTTTCCTCGAGCAGTTCAGCGCCGAATTCCACGAGCCTTTCTATCGGGACTACTTGGAGGACGACCTGGCATCGGTCGCGCGCGAAGTGGGCTTCGACTCCGTCGTCTCCGAGCCCTGTTACGTGGCAAAGCTGGTGACCGCGAACAAGGCCCGCGCTCCGGCGCTTGCCGTGTAG
- a CDS encoding alpha/beta fold hydrolase: protein MKRLDVVLFAAALLALACDSSESKSSSAPPPNTAAPAPVGSGGPSILVVATPGQPATFASADGAALSGELFLSPEPNAPALILVHRLDGDRQEFAPLIKKLVLSPKRFSILSFDLRGHGASKAPAKEKQGDHSALSKDVEAAIKHVSEAAKPRAIVLVGTSIGCALVSEVAFAEPKVTALGLVSPGEAISGHPLYRPYAEVRNLATFIAGAKDDTVAKAPLDALEKMAMRGTVKRYEGARHSAHFLGEEHPELWDDLETWAMSVFAQEPTERRSLYLAPGKEPKKIGPGAVPKKPGKTP from the coding sequence ATGAAACGGCTCGACGTGGTGCTCTTTGCCGCAGCGCTCTTGGCGCTCGCGTGCGATTCGAGCGAGTCCAAGTCGAGCAGCGCCCCGCCGCCCAACACTGCGGCACCGGCCCCCGTCGGGAGCGGCGGGCCGTCCATCTTGGTCGTCGCCACGCCCGGTCAGCCGGCCACCTTCGCTTCCGCCGACGGCGCCGCACTCTCCGGGGAATTGTTCCTGTCACCCGAGCCCAACGCGCCAGCGTTGATCTTGGTTCACCGCCTCGACGGCGACCGGCAGGAGTTCGCTCCTCTGATCAAGAAGCTGGTGCTGTCACCGAAGCGGTTCAGCATCTTGAGCTTCGACCTGCGCGGCCATGGCGCGTCGAAGGCTCCCGCGAAGGAGAAGCAGGGAGATCACTCCGCGCTCTCGAAGGACGTCGAAGCCGCCATCAAGCACGTGTCCGAGGCCGCGAAACCCCGGGCCATCGTGCTCGTGGGCACTTCTATCGGCTGTGCGCTCGTGAGCGAGGTCGCCTTCGCCGAGCCCAAGGTCACGGCTCTCGGTCTGGTGTCTCCCGGCGAGGCCATCAGTGGGCACCCGTTGTATCGCCCGTACGCCGAGGTTCGGAACCTGGCAACTTTCATCGCGGGCGCGAAGGACGACACGGTCGCAAAAGCGCCTCTCGATGCGCTCGAAAAAATGGCCATGCGCGGGACAGTGAAGCGCTACGAAGGGGCGCGCCACTCCGCGCATTTCTTGGGCGAGGAACATCCCGAGCTCTGGGACGACCTCGAGACCTGGGCCATGAGTGTTTTCGCTCAAGAGCCGACCGAACGTCGCTCCTTGTATCTGGCCCCGGGCAAGGAGCCAAAAAAGATCGGGCCCGGAGCGGTCCCCAAAAAACCGGGGAAAACCCCCTGA
- a CDS encoding response regulator, which produces MPRVLVVEDSGATRAYVRGALTAAEAGGNLIEVVEAESGFEALRLLPRGDWALVITDVNMPDINGLELLSFIRSSERHRATPVLLMSTQTSERDRERGMKLGAAGYLAKPFTPQELRDEALRHMRSAEVESQHG; this is translated from the coding sequence ATGCCGCGGGTGCTCGTGGTGGAAGACTCCGGCGCCACGCGTGCGTACGTGCGCGGAGCGCTGACCGCTGCCGAGGCGGGCGGCAATCTGATCGAGGTGGTGGAAGCCGAGAGTGGCTTCGAAGCGCTGCGGCTCTTGCCGCGCGGGGACTGGGCGCTCGTGATTACCGACGTCAACATGCCCGACATCAACGGTCTGGAGCTCTTGTCGTTCATCCGTTCGAGCGAAAGGCATCGCGCAACGCCGGTGCTGCTGATGTCCACTCAGACCTCGGAGCGGGACCGAGAGCGCGGCATGAAGCTCGGCGCTGCGGGCTACCTCGCCAAGCCGTTCACACCCCAAGAGCTGAGGGACGAGGCGCTCCGTCACATGCGCTCAGCGGAGGTCGAAAGCCAGCATGGCTGA